In one Thermosipho ferrireducens genomic region, the following are encoded:
- a CDS encoding ABC transporter ATP-binding protein, producing MQKHSSNDIILKVKSLKKFFAADRGLFMKVKHFVHAVDDVSFEIIRGKSLGLVGESGCGKTTTGKVIVGLEAPTEGEIFIDGKEIHEYTSKLEYHRKVQMIFQDPYESLNPRMTIFDIISEPLNIHNIGNLQEREEKVKNLLQEVGLTPPSSFMWRYPHELSGGQRQRVAIARALVLDPTFIVADEPTSMLDVSVRTGVMNLMMELQEKHGMSYLYITHDFAVARYMCDKIAVMYLGKIVEYANTEELLSNPMHPYTKALLTAVPVPDPEYQKGEPDIVGSVSKPINPPPICRFYERCPLKEKICKTQHHPELKDLGNEHYVACHLIGK from the coding sequence ATGCAAAAGCACAGCTCAAATGATATTATTTTAAAAGTTAAAAGTTTGAAAAAGTTTTTCGCTGCCGACAGAGGATTGTTTATGAAAGTAAAGCATTTTGTACACGCGGTTGATGATGTAAGTTTTGAAATAATCAGGGGAAAATCCCTGGGATTGGTTGGAGAATCAGGCTGTGGAAAAACAACAACAGGTAAAGTGATTGTTGGTTTAGAAGCTCCAACAGAAGGAGAAATTTTCATAGACGGTAAGGAAATACACGAATATACATCAAAACTGGAATATCACAGAAAGGTTCAAATGATCTTTCAGGATCCATATGAATCTCTAAATCCAAGAATGACTATATTTGACATCATTTCAGAACCTCTTAACATACATAATATAGGCAACTTGCAGGAAAGAGAAGAAAAAGTCAAGAACCTTCTTCAAGAAGTTGGATTGACACCACCATCAAGTTTCATGTGGAGGTATCCTCATGAATTATCTGGTGGTCAAAGACAAAGAGTTGCTATAGCAAGAGCATTGGTTTTGGATCCAACATTCATTGTTGCAGACGAACCTACCTCCATGCTCGATGTTTCTGTTAGAACAGGGGTTATGAACCTGATGATGGAACTCCAGGAAAAGCACGGTATGAGCTATTTATACATAACACACGATTTTGCTGTAGCAAGATACATGTGTGATAAAATAGCTGTTATGTACCTTGGAAAGATCGTCGAATACGCTAATACTGAAGAATTACTTTCAAATCCTATGCATCCTTACACAAAAGCATTATTAACAGCAGTCCCTGTTCCAGACCCTGAGTACCAAAAAGGTGAACCTGACATTGTTGGTAGTGTAAGTAAACCTATAAATCCACCTCCAATATGCAGGTTCTATGAAAGATGCCCGCTTAAAGAAAAAATCTGTAAAACTCAACATCATCCCGAGTTAAAAGACCTTGGAAATGAACATTATGTAGCATGCCATCTTATTGGCAAATAA
- a CDS encoding ABC transporter ATP-binding protein, producing MHYKTKMGYVKAVDGINFTLDSGESLGIVGESGCGKTSVSMTMLRLLPENGEFKGGSVLFDEGNGPVDLVTLPENEMRKYRWKGLAMIFQAAMNSLNPVYKVGDQIVEAILTHYPDMNIDDAKKKVAKLFELVGLDPKRMEQYPHQYSGGMKQRAVIALALSCDPKVIIADEPTTALDVIVQDKILKEMKKIQKKLNMAMIYISHDIAVIAEVSDKIAVMYAGKFVELADSVTIFKNPMHPYTYLLMNAFPSIVGEKKELFTIPGEPPNLLEPPKGCRFAPRCPWATDKCREEEPEYKLIENGHYIACWHPLTEEVRENAKAQLK from the coding sequence ATGCATTATAAAACCAAAATGGGATATGTTAAAGCTGTCGATGGTATAAATTTTACTCTTGATAGTGGAGAAAGCCTGGGAATTGTTGGAGAATCAGGTTGTGGGAAAACGTCTGTTTCAATGACTATGCTGAGACTGTTACCAGAAAACGGAGAATTTAAAGGAGGAAGCGTTCTTTTTGACGAAGGAAACGGTCCTGTAGATTTAGTTACACTTCCAGAAAATGAAATGCGAAAATACAGATGGAAAGGTCTTGCAATGATTTTCCAGGCTGCGATGAATTCATTAAATCCTGTTTACAAAGTTGGAGATCAAATAGTTGAGGCGATTCTAACACATTATCCCGATATGAACATAGATGATGCGAAAAAGAAAGTAGCAAAACTGTTTGAACTGGTAGGGCTTGATCCAAAAAGGATGGAGCAATATCCTCATCAATACAGTGGTGGTATGAAACAACGAGCTGTTATAGCTCTTGCTTTATCATGTGATCCAAAAGTTATTATAGCCGATGAACCAACTACTGCCCTTGACGTTATTGTCCAGGATAAAATCTTGAAAGAAATGAAAAAAATTCAGAAGAAACTCAATATGGCTATGATTTATATTTCCCACGATATAGCTGTTATTGCAGAGGTAAGTGACAAAATAGCTGTGATGTATGCCGGAAAATTTGTAGAACTGGCAGATTCTGTAACAATATTCAAAAATCCAATGCATCCATATACATACCTTCTAATGAACGCGTTTCCAAGTATTGTTGGTGAAAAGAAAGAATTGTTTACAATTCCCGGTGAGCCACCAAATCTATTAGAGCCACCAAAGGGTTGTAGATTTGCTCCCAGATGCCCATGGGCAACAGACAAATGTAGAGAAGAAGAACCCGAATACAAATTAATTGAAAATGGGCATTATATAGCATGCTGGCATCCACTAACGGAAGAGGTGAGAGAAAATGCAAAAGCACAGCTCAAATGA
- a CDS encoding phospholipase D-like domain-containing protein, with product MSFKDLNLKRSYSSDSDDILNEFYLPILENSISYCRLSGFFTSESLSLAARGIVGLIKNNGKMKLIVSPKLSYGDLITINSALGSVK from the coding sequence ATGAGTTTTAAAGATTTGAATTTAAAAAGAAGTTATTCTTCCGACTCAGATGATATTTTAAATGAATTTTATTTGCCGATTTTAGAAAACTCGATAAGCTATTGTCGCTTGTCAGGTTTTTTTACATCTGAATCTTTATCGTTAGCCGCAAGGGGAATAGTTGGCTTAATTAAGAATAATGGGAAAATGAAATTAATTGTATCTCCAAAATTATCATATGGTGATTTAATAACAATAAATAGTGCTCTTGGCAGTGTAAAATAA
- a CDS encoding nucleotidyltransferase family protein has product MKLEEIKKILSEHKEELKDKYGIKSIAVFGSFARGEEKELSDVDILVEFEKNIGWEFVDLCEEFERLLGVKVDVVTKNAVSSKPLLWESIKEDIVYV; this is encoded by the coding sequence ATGAAACTTGAAGAAATAAAGAAAATACTTTCTGAACACAAAGAAGAATTGAAGGATAAATACGGGATAAAATCGATTGCAGTCTTCGGTTCCTTTGCTCGTGGAGAGGAAAAAGAATTAAGCGATGTGGATATTCTTGTTGAATTTGAAAAAAACATAGGATGGGAATTTGTGGACCTGTGTGAAGAATTTGAAAGACTTCTTGGTGTTAAAGTCGATGTGGTAACAAAAAATGCTGTATCAAGTAAACCGCTTTTGTGGGAATCAATTAAGGAGGACATTGTATATGTCTAA
- a CDS encoding AAA family ATPase, which translates to MKIEEFKKIWNDDNYLDIAINEYLKFKDNPQYNEQYKKEILSELNNYLQNKRITIDNVVEIIEKLKNANPSKGSFVYWAQLDSLYKISLSYPEIVMKALNVLYDETVNLVERIKIFESIFKVNKLSFSPGTPLIGYLLASYNYKKYPIFKDKIFKNFLELFNINEKYSDKAEKYYYFYQLCYILKEYFEERKYLENPDVLDIQDFIYCLSADDYYNFTFDVDLKYLQMIAKTIDKFENNDEEFINYVNNLDKSYLKKFHDKYSGSEKVNLIRFKIAEKLLNGEKLDLNILEKIKGEISKKYKKNILLPWDNFKILFPFFYEKYKKRDDRILERLLNILKDYIENNLKITFGLKTHIVNFYGSQPFGTDHCWGAIYPSNMKNHQQAVQLGIAIYPTFIAFGLWRGSKLQKKDKSLKSEEDKEHVIDFSIFNKVIRKYEKVIDKFFEYNKLKEMGPNENGGKEKKEHFIDWNKYLTVSQLYFENQDNLLSQISTALKSGKHIILIGPPGTGKSKLAKEICNSYDVDYKMVTAMSDWSTYDTIGGYKPKEDGTLEFVEGIFLKMLKSKNNDKLYWLIIDEINRADIDKTFGPFLSVLTGDEVELSLKSRSGKNIIIKPESDEEQKIDGDNIYILPKNFRIIGTMNTYDKTSLYELSYAFMRRFAFIYVGVPKVISEELVEKLLNKWSIEDKSINEISLKEALLEIWRTANKYRKIGPAIIKDIANYVSIEGDYVSALILYLLPQFEGISEDNIKKFIEELYNSTIEQFKEKEKRQILENFIYDFFGVIIDENA; encoded by the coding sequence ATGAAAATAGAAGAGTTTAAAAAGATTTGGAATGACGACAACTATTTGGATATAGCAATAAATGAGTATCTTAAATTTAAAGATAATCCACAATATAATGAACAATATAAAAAAGAAATTCTATCTGAGTTGAATAATTACTTACAGAATAAAAGAATAACTATTGACAATGTAGTAGAAATAATTGAAAAATTGAAGAATGCTAACCCCTCAAAAGGTTCGTTTGTTTATTGGGCCCAACTTGATAGTTTGTATAAAATCTCACTAAGTTATCCTGAAATTGTTATGAAAGCTTTAAATGTTTTGTATGATGAAACAGTGAATTTAGTTGAAAGAATAAAAATTTTTGAAAGTATTTTTAAAGTTAATAAATTAAGTTTTTCTCCTGGAACGCCGTTGATAGGTTATTTACTTGCAAGTTATAATTACAAAAAGTATCCGATATTTAAAGATAAAATATTCAAAAATTTTCTTGAGCTCTTTAATATTAATGAGAAATACAGTGATAAAGCCGAGAAATATTACTATTTTTATCAATTATGTTATATATTAAAGGAATATTTTGAAGAGAGAAAGTATTTGGAAAATCCTGATGTTTTAGATATTCAAGACTTTATATATTGTCTTTCCGCAGATGATTATTATAATTTCACTTTTGATGTTGACTTAAAATATCTTCAGATGATAGCAAAAACAATAGATAAGTTCGAAAATAATGATGAAGAATTTATAAACTACGTAAATAATCTTGATAAAAGTTATTTAAAAAAATTCCATGATAAGTATTCTGGAAGTGAAAAAGTAAATCTCATTAGGTTTAAAATTGCAGAAAAGTTATTAAATGGTGAAAAGTTAGATTTAAATATTTTGGAAAAAATTAAAGGTGAAATATCAAAAAAATATAAAAAAAATATTTTATTACCATGGGACAATTTTAAAATACTGTTCCCATTTTTCTACGAAAAATACAAAAAAAGGGATGACCGTATACTTGAAAGACTTCTAAATATTTTAAAGGATTATATAGAAAATAACTTAAAAATAACTTTTGGACTAAAAACTCATATAGTCAATTTTTATGGTTCTCAACCTTTTGGAACTGACCACTGCTGGGGTGCAATATATCCTTCAAATATGAAGAATCATCAACAAGCTGTTCAATTAGGTATTGCTATTTATCCTACTTTTATTGCTTTTGGATTATGGAGAGGTTCTAAATTGCAAAAAAAGGACAAATCACTAAAATCTGAAGAAGATAAAGAACACGTTATTGATTTTTCTATTTTTAATAAAGTTATAAGGAAATACGAAAAAGTTATAGATAAATTTTTTGAATATAACAAGCTTAAAGAAATGGGGCCCAATGAAAATGGGGGGAAAGAAAAAAAGGAACATTTTATTGATTGGAATAAATATTTAACAGTTTCACAATTGTATTTTGAAAACCAAGATAACTTATTATCCCAAATATCTACAGCATTAAAATCTGGAAAACATATCATCCTTATTGGCCCTCCAGGAACCGGAAAATCAAAGCTCGCAAAAGAAATATGCAATAGTTACGACGTTGATTATAAGATGGTAACTGCAATGTCTGATTGGTCAACATATGATACGATTGGTGGTTATAAACCAAAAGAAGACGGTACATTAGAATTTGTAGAAGGAATATTTCTTAAAATGTTAAAAAGCAAAAACAATGATAAACTTTACTGGTTAATTATTGATGAAATAAACAGAGCTGATATTGATAAAACCTTTGGACCTTTTTTATCTGTGTTAACTGGAGATGAAGTTGAATTAAGTCTAAAATCTCGTTCAGGTAAAAATATAATAATTAAACCTGAATCAGATGAAGAACAGAAAATAGATGGAGATAATATATATATCCTTCCAAAAAATTTTAGAATTATAGGAACAATGAATACATACGATAAAACATCGTTATACGAGTTAAGTTATGCATTTATGAGACGTTTTGCATTTATCTATGTTGGAGTTCCAAAAGTTATTAGTGAAGAATTAGTTGAAAAATTATTAAATAAATGGAGTATAGAAGATAAGAGTATAAACGAGATAAGTTTAAAAGAAGCTTTATTAGAAATTTGGAGAACAGCAAATAAATACAGAAAAATTGGTCCAGCAATAATAAAAGATATTGCAAATTATGTAAGTATAGAGGGAGACTACGTTTCAGCCTTAATACTATACTTACTTCCTCAATTTGAAGGCATTTCCGAAGATAATATTAAAAAATTTATCGAAGAGCTTTACAATTCAACCATTGAACAGTTTAAAGAAAAAGAAAAAAGGCAAATACTTGAAAATTTTATATACGACTTTTTTGGTGTGATTATCGATGAAAACGCCTAA
- a CDS encoding ABC transporter permease: MAKESITKIKLKLFLKNTKRNWELFKEHKLGLFGLIIIIAFGLFALSYPIVWQFVDKSIYDPVTGTDPRVQDISYVSKYMSPLNVIKGIEIPAATLFTYSFLDQGEDFKKAIEKRIDVAQKIFVNLDYAQAFRPILDAIVDNYIPMKERMRYQNQISQLLDQGLIEVKPLANILEIGNRKKFSLSDFKKLVKEVDTETLAMALAPYKSKREVSRITLWLKIAKGSEEQKKFKNLLRKDFSEKEIKEAQEKIFSVVSNLVRKSLINVQISVANQKDLEEIIKTEKVPVQDLAKATIFNVLVDILTYSKISGDYDSLIAALKNSQYSELLNYAEIRMPDLSNEESKKSNYERVKQYLEEIETLFSQLDIKANYSEPVKLLDVLSGIKLAILTFDFSPEFRAKVETALSNYPDIQYGFRKELEALFIEVANARAFMASIISDITEESPENIKIPDVYLNIDFTQLIPAMDKPVVSLLSFATKNTKHYNLIISNIENAGDINYKRLDIVKKMKELSKPINSVKLLLPDSDIKTPISRYLFANLVKDHIKYLKNKEFWTDEFKDYIAYNQNDLGDVVKQLNSTFEISQKEAKESVVNLYNNLALNSKLGIQHPLPPNRWHLLGTDPGGRDIFMQLLRSTPSEFMLGFLAALITVVIGTIVGTTAAYFGGAVDTLFMRLADLILLFPGIAFLIVLSGFFQINLFWLALILGLLGGFGGITLVIKAQALTVKVKPYIEAARVAGGNNAYIIFNHIIPNVMPLSFLYMMFNVTAAVFSEAVLSFFGLLRIRISWGIMINTAWTSGYLSSGNIGAYWWLWVPAGLIITIFCSGFYFLGRGLEEIVNPRLRKR; the protein is encoded by the coding sequence ATGGCTAAAGAATCAATCACCAAAATAAAACTGAAATTATTTTTGAAAAATACAAAAAGAAACTGGGAACTGTTTAAAGAACACAAATTGGGACTTTTCGGACTAATTATAATTATCGCATTTGGACTATTTGCCCTATCATATCCAATAGTGTGGCAATTTGTAGATAAAAGCATTTATGATCCTGTTACAGGCACTGATCCACGAGTTCAGGATATATCGTACGTCTCTAAATACATGTCTCCATTAAATGTTATAAAAGGTATTGAAATCCCGGCGGCTACATTGTTCACTTACTCTTTTTTAGACCAGGGAGAAGATTTCAAAAAGGCAATAGAAAAACGAATAGACGTTGCTCAAAAAATATTTGTGAACTTAGATTATGCACAGGCATTTAGACCTATTTTAGATGCCATTGTAGATAATTACATTCCAATGAAAGAAAGAATGAGATACCAGAATCAAATCTCCCAGCTCCTTGATCAGGGTTTAATTGAAGTTAAACCCTTAGCAAACATTTTGGAAATTGGCAATAGAAAAAAATTCTCACTAAGTGATTTTAAAAAGTTAGTCAAAGAGGTAGATACAGAGACATTAGCAATGGCTCTTGCACCTTACAAATCTAAACGAGAAGTTTCACGAATAACCTTATGGTTGAAAATAGCAAAAGGTTCTGAAGAACAGAAAAAATTCAAAAACCTATTAAGAAAGGACTTTTCAGAAAAAGAAATCAAAGAGGCACAAGAAAAGATTTTTAGCGTTGTTTCAAATTTAGTAAGAAAGAGCTTAATAAATGTTCAAATTTCCGTGGCCAATCAAAAGGATCTTGAGGAAATAATAAAAACCGAAAAGGTTCCTGTACAGGATTTAGCAAAAGCAACAATATTCAATGTTCTTGTTGATATTTTAACCTATTCTAAAATTTCTGGAGATTATGATTCTTTGATAGCAGCTTTAAAAAATTCACAATATTCAGAATTGTTAAATTACGCAGAAATAAGAATGCCTGATCTTTCCAACGAAGAAAGTAAAAAATCTAATTATGAAAGGGTTAAACAATACCTTGAAGAAATAGAGACGTTATTTTCACAATTAGACATAAAAGCCAATTACAGCGAACCTGTTAAACTTCTTGACGTACTTTCCGGGATAAAATTAGCGATTTTAACATTTGATTTTTCACCTGAATTTAGGGCAAAAGTTGAAACAGCACTTTCAAACTATCCGGACATACAGTATGGATTTAGAAAAGAGCTTGAAGCATTGTTTATAGAAGTGGCAAACGCCAGAGCTTTTATGGCAAGCATAATCTCTGACATTACTGAAGAATCCCCTGAAAATATCAAAATACCTGATGTTTATTTGAATATTGATTTTACTCAGCTAATACCTGCCATGGACAAACCTGTAGTATCTTTACTTTCCTTTGCGACAAAAAATACAAAACACTATAACCTGATAATTTCAAATATAGAAAATGCAGGTGATATAAATTATAAAAGATTAGATATAGTAAAGAAGATGAAAGAACTTTCAAAACCCATTAATTCAGTAAAATTACTTCTACCTGACTCAGATATTAAAACACCTATATCCAGATATCTTTTTGCTAATCTTGTGAAAGATCACATAAAGTATCTAAAAAACAAAGAATTCTGGACAGATGAATTCAAAGATTACATAGCCTATAACCAGAATGATCTTGGAGATGTTGTAAAACAACTAAATTCAACGTTTGAAATTAGCCAGAAAGAAGCTAAAGAATCAGTTGTAAATCTTTACAATAATCTTGCACTTAACTCAAAACTTGGAATTCAACATCCACTTCCACCTAATAGATGGCATTTACTTGGAACTGATCCTGGTGGAAGAGACATATTCATGCAGCTTTTAAGGAGTACCCCAAGTGAATTTATGCTTGGTTTTCTGGCAGCTTTAATAACCGTTGTGATTGGAACTATAGTTGGTACAACTGCCGCATACTTTGGAGGAGCTGTTGATACCTTATTCATGAGACTTGCTGATTTGATCTTATTATTCCCGGGTATTGCTTTCTTGATAGTTCTCTCTGGGTTTTTCCAGATTAATTTGTTCTGGCTTGCGCTTATTCTTGGTCTTCTTGGAGGGTTCGGTGGTATTACATTGGTTATTAAAGCTCAGGCGTTAACAGTAAAAGTAAAACCATATATTGAAGCTGCAAGAGTAGCTGGCGGAAACAATGCATACATCATCTTTAATCACATAATCCCCAATGTAATGCCTTTATCTTTCCTGTATATGATGTTTAATGTTACTGCCGCAGTGTTTTCAGAAGCTGTTTTAAGCTTCTTTGGACTTCTCAGAATTAGAATAAGCTGGGGTATCATGATCAACACCGCCTGGACTTCTGGATACTTATCTTCTGGTAATATAGGGGCGTATTGGTGGTTATGGGTTCCAGCTGGTTTGATAATAACAATTTTCTGTTCAGGATTTTATTTCCTTGGAAGAGGACTTGAAGAAATTGTCAACCCAAGATTAAGAAAGAGGTGA
- a CDS encoding HepT-like ribonuclease domain-containing protein has product MSKRNAKLFIEDMLDAINKIDRYCKGIKNFEEFEKQEMIVDAVLRNLEIIGEAAGKIPENIRKRYSEIPWKRVVGLRNVGIHGYFAVDLRIIWTIISKQIPELKKMLEKINDEI; this is encoded by the coding sequence ATGTCTAAAAGAAATGCGAAGTTATTTATTGAAGATATGCTTGACGCCATTAATAAAATAGATAGATACTGCAAAGGAATTAAAAATTTCGAAGAGTTTGAAAAACAGGAGATGATAGTTGACGCAGTTTTGAGAAACCTCGAAATTATAGGAGAAGCAGCGGGAAAAATTCCTGAAAATATTCGCAAGAGATATTCTGAGATACCATGGAAAAGAGTCGTGGGATTAAGAAATGTAGGTATTCACGGATACTTTGCAGTCGATTTGCGAATAATATGGACAATAATCAGCAAACAAATCCCAGAATTAAAGAAGATGTTGGAAAAGATAAACGATGAAATATAA
- a CDS encoding L-lactate MFS transporter — protein MEKYITENLNERYFRIRWKIPLAGFLLALMGGLSYAWGVFIVPLVERFGWSTTEATLPFTVFMVIFALTMVPAGKLQDMWGPKKVSAIGTILFFLAYISASFVGHFPYSWWLIITYGIIGGISCGLTYACVAPPIRKFFPDKPGMAVSFGVMGFGLAALMFAPLKAGYLIPNHGIEGTFVIIGISTLIVLSVAVLLIENPPENWKLPDSVLKKVKSLKHPDKPHNEVPPTILIKTPIFYVMWLVLALVVTGGMLSMKLIPPYGELILGLSSMEAAWAIAIFSGVNGLGRPLAGFLSDKLGVLRVMITTYIMQMIILILFPVFVVTFPMLCIAAAITGWGFAVTLALFPVLTAEYFGTKNLGVNYGLVFTAFGVGAISPTIGAWIYDMTGSYFHAFISAGILSGIGALLCMLLLKKLKPYKVVEN, from the coding sequence TTGGAGAAATACATCACTGAAAATTTAAATGAAAGATATTTCAGAATACGCTGGAAAATACCGCTGGCAGGATTTCTTTTAGCGCTAATGGGTGGACTTTCTTATGCCTGGGGAGTGTTTATCGTACCTCTGGTTGAAAGATTCGGATGGTCTACAACAGAAGCTACTTTACCGTTTACTGTATTCATGGTGATTTTTGCTCTAACAATGGTTCCAGCGGGTAAACTTCAGGACATGTGGGGACCAAAAAAAGTTTCAGCAATTGGTACAATATTATTCTTTCTGGCTTATATTTCCGCATCGTTTGTGGGACATTTCCCTTATAGCTGGTGGTTAATAATAACATATGGAATCATAGGTGGAATATCATGTGGATTAACTTATGCATGTGTTGCGCCCCCTATAAGGAAATTTTTTCCTGATAAACCTGGAATGGCTGTATCGTTTGGAGTTATGGGATTTGGTTTAGCAGCTCTTATGTTTGCCCCACTTAAAGCTGGTTATTTAATTCCAAATCATGGAATAGAAGGCACCTTTGTTATAATTGGAATATCCACTCTTATTGTACTTTCAGTTGCCGTTTTATTGATAGAAAATCCACCTGAAAACTGGAAATTACCGGATTCTGTTCTAAAAAAAGTTAAGAGTTTAAAGCACCCTGATAAACCTCACAACGAAGTACCACCAACAATCCTTATAAAAACTCCTATTTTTTATGTAATGTGGTTAGTTTTAGCACTTGTTGTTACAGGAGGAATGTTGAGTATGAAACTCATACCTCCGTATGGTGAACTTATTCTTGGGTTATCCTCCATGGAAGCGGCATGGGCTATTGCGATTTTTTCCGGAGTTAACGGCCTTGGCAGACCATTAGCAGGATTTCTCAGTGATAAACTTGGAGTTTTAAGAGTGATGATAACAACATATATAATGCAGATGATAATATTGATTTTATTTCCAGTATTTGTTGTAACCTTTCCAATGTTGTGTATAGCAGCAGCAATTACAGGATGGGGCTTTGCTGTTACTCTGGCACTATTTCCAGTTTTAACAGCCGAATATTTTGGAACAAAAAATCTGGGAGTTAATTATGGTCTTGTGTTTACAGCTTTTGGAGTAGGTGCAATATCACCAACAATTGGAGCCTGGATATACGATATGACAGGAAGTTACTTCCACGCATTTATATCAGCAGGAATACTATCAGGAATTGGAGCACTTTTATGCATGCTTCTCTTAAAAAAATTGAAACCTTATAAAGTGGTAGAAAACTAA
- a CDS encoding ABC transporter permease has product MNIKLLIQLIVGIFFVISLFFESLSFFGFAILLPLLAVLITLFNAEKFYHYVFLVISLALYLSAIFNFKYFFVFSPRFNYILFFILYLFSLPLPGLFKFIRNRLYQMIILLVIYVTIVFFIFLLMPGDYTTKFLDPKLMKQPEMYERIKKLFGVDDPWYVKYAKHMKNFFNLELGISFSEYPKPVAEIIGERLPRTVFLFLMTTLSSYLLGYNLGKKIAWKRGGVSDKVATFVGIIFWTIFTPFFMLIMIWLFGVVLKIFPISGFIEPSKWLNVTFSSQDVFIKLLWSSIVLVMFWSVGILFASFMKTKKTKNAAMLTFTFGGIGSVLIYWLTNGYGYYALDIIYHVILPVISLTVLGFAGSMLVMRDTMLEIIKEDYITTAKAKGLPDKVVRDKHAARTALLPLITSFVLALATTVSGGVITETMFSWKGMGLTLLNATLLQDTPLAMGCLIFTGVFVLFAHLIADILYAILDPRIRY; this is encoded by the coding sequence ATGAATATAAAACTATTGATTCAGCTAATAGTAGGAATATTTTTTGTTATATCATTGTTTTTTGAAAGTCTCTCGTTTTTTGGATTTGCAATACTTTTACCACTACTTGCCGTTCTAATTACGTTATTTAATGCTGAAAAGTTTTATCACTATGTGTTTTTAGTAATCTCTCTTGCTTTGTATTTGTCTGCTATTTTTAACTTTAAATATTTCTTTGTTTTTAGCCCACGTTTTAACTATATCCTGTTTTTCATTTTGTATTTGTTTTCATTACCACTTCCTGGATTGTTTAAATTCATACGAAATAGGTTATATCAAATGATAATTTTACTTGTGATATACGTCACAATAGTATTTTTCATCTTCCTTTTAATGCCTGGAGATTACACAACAAAGTTTTTAGATCCAAAACTGATGAAACAACCTGAAATGTACGAAAGAATTAAAAAACTTTTTGGTGTTGACGACCCGTGGTATGTAAAGTATGCAAAACACATGAAAAATTTCTTCAATTTGGAACTTGGTATATCTTTTTCAGAATATCCCAAACCTGTTGCAGAGATTATTGGAGAAAGACTTCCAAGAACTGTATTTTTATTTTTAATGACTACATTATCTTCTTATCTTTTAGGATATAATCTTGGGAAAAAAATCGCATGGAAAAGAGGTGGGGTGTCCGATAAAGTTGCCACGTTTGTGGGAATAATATTCTGGACGATTTTCACTCCCTTTTTCATGCTTATTATGATCTGGCTTTTTGGGGTGGTCTTAAAAATATTCCCAATTAGTGGATTTATAGAACCCTCTAAATGGTTGAATGTTACATTCTCCTCTCAAGATGTATTTATAAAGCTATTATGGAGTTCAATAGTACTTGTGATGTTCTGGAGCGTTGGCATACTTTTTGCATCATTTATGAAAACCAAAAAAACTAAGAATGCTGCGATGTTGACATTCACGTTTGGAGGAATAGGCAGCGTATTAATATACTGGCTGACAAATGGTTATGGATATTATGCCCTTGATATTATTTACCACGTTATTCTTCCTGTTATATCGTTGACCGTTCTTGGATTTGCCGGTAGTATGCTGGTTATGAGAGATACAATGCTGGAAATTATCAAAGAAGATTATATAACAACAGCAAAAGCTAAGGGACTTCCCGACAAAGTTGTAAGAGACAAACACGCTGCAAGAACCGCGCTCTTACCATTAATTACAAGTTTTGTTTTAGCTCTTGCCACAACTGTTAGTGGGGGAGTAATTACTGAAACAATGTTTTCATGGAAAGGGATGGGATTAACTCTTTTGAACGCAACACTTCTTCAAGATACCCCGCTTGCCATGGGGTGCTTAATTTTTACAGGTGTTTTTGTCCTTTTTGCGCACCTTATTGCTGACATTTTATATGCAATATTAGATCCAAGGATTAGATACTGA